In Melospiza georgiana isolate bMelGeo1 chromosome 8, bMelGeo1.pri, whole genome shotgun sequence, one genomic interval encodes:
- the PDE6C gene encoding cone cGMP-specific 3',5'-cyclic phosphodiesterase subunit alpha' isoform X1: MGEVNKDAVEKYLENNPQFAKEYFDRKMRPEVVGSIFNVNPGDVKEGVSFKEMSRLEESNIIFELVSELQDEACVMEKMVHKVLQRLAQLLAADRCSLFICRSRNGTPEVASRILDITPTSSYEQNLVKPENETVFPLDIGIVGWVAHTKKFFNIPDVTKNNHFSDFMDKKTGYKTVNMLATAITQGKEVLAVVMALNKLNAPEFSKEDEEVFKKYLNFMSLMIRNNHTSYLHNIESRKSQMLLWSANKVFEELTDIERQFHKALYTIRMYLNCERYSVGLLDMTKEKEFYDEWPIRLGEAEPYKGPKTPDGREVNFYKIIDYLLHGQEEIKVIPSPPADHWCLVSGLPTYVAENGLICNMMNAPADEYFTFQKGPVDESGWVIKNVLSLPIVNKKEEIVGVATFYNRKDGKPFDEYDEQITETLTQFLGWSVLNTDTYDKMNKLENRKDIAQEMLMYQTKATPAEVESILKYKEKLNAKSLDECDQKDLIRILKEELPDPKDLELYEFRFSDFPVTEHGLITCGIRLFFEINVVEKFKVPAEVLTRWMYTVRKGYRDITYHNWRHGFNVGQTMFTLLMTGKIKKYYTDLEAFAMVAAAFCHDIDHRGTNNLYQMKSAAPLAKLHGSSILERHHLEYSKTLLQDESLNIFQNLNKRQYETVLHLFEVAIIATDLALYFKKRTMFQKIVDAIEKMESEEQAIKYISIDPTKKEVIMAMMMTGCDLSAITKPWEVQSKVALMVANEFWEQGDLERTVLQQQPIPMMDRNKGDELPKLQVGFIDFVCTFVYKEFSRFHKEITPMFDGLQNNRVEWKTRADEYEEKMKAIEEQKKKEEEAAAQKGENAAGGGGGGEEGKSKTCVVL, translated from the exons ATGGGTGAGGTAAATAAAGATGCCGTTGAAAAATACTTGGAGAACAATCCTCAGTTTGCCAAGGAGTATTTCGACCGAAAAATGAGACCTGAAGTGGTGGGAAGCATCTTTAATGTGAACCCTGGAGATGTGAAGGAAGGAGTCAGCTTCAAAGAAATGTCCCGTCTGGAGGAGAGTAACATAATTTTTGAGTTGGTATCAGAACTTCAGGATGAGGCATGTGTTATGGAAAAGATGGTGCACAAGGtcctgcagaggctggcacagctgctggcagctgatCGGTGTAGTCTGTTCATTTGTCGCTCCCGAAATGGTACTCCAGAGGTAGCCTCCAGGATTCTTGATATCACTCCAACTTCCAGCTATGAGCAGAATTTGGTGAAACCAGAAAATGAGACTGTTTTTCCTCTGGACATTGGGATAGTGGGATGGGTTGCTCATACCAAGAAGTTTTTTAATATACCTGATGTGACAAAG aacaacCATTTTTCTGACTTCATGGACAAAAAAACTGGTTATAAAACAGTCAATATGCTGGCAACAGCAATTACACAGGGTAAAGAGGTGCTTGCTGTTGTGATGGCACTCAACAAATTAAATGCCCCTGAGTTCTCAAAAGAGGATGAAGAG gtatttaaaaaatacctcAACTTTATGTCTTTGATGATAAGAAATAATCATACGTCGTATCTCCACAATATCGAATCACGAAAAAGCCAG ATGCTTTTGTGGTCTGCCAACAAAGTATTTGAAGAGCTAACAGATATAGAACGACAGTTTCATAAAGCACTGTACACTATTCGAATGTATTTGAATTGTGAAAGATACTCTGTTGGTCTGCTGGACATGACTAAAGAGAAG GAGTTCTATGATGAGTGGCCAATCcggctgggggaggcagagcctTACAAAGGCCCCAAGACACCTGATGGACGA gaaGTCAACTTCTATAAGATTATTGACTATCTGTTACATGGacaagaagaaatcaaagtcaTTCC GTCACCTCCAGCAGATCACTGGTGTCTTGTCAGTGGATTGCCAACATATGTGGCTGAAAATGGTCTT ATTTGTAACATGATGAATGCACCAGCAGATGAATACTTCACATTTCAG AAAGGACCAGTGGATGAATCAGGATGGGTTATCAAGAATGTCTTGTCATTGCCTATTGtcaacaaaaaagaagaaattgtgGGAGTTGCAACGTTTTACAACAGGAAAGATGGAAAACCTTTTGACGAGTATGATGAACAGATCACTGAA ACTCTCACACAGTTCCTGGGGTGGTCTGTTTTAAATACTGACACTTATGACAAAATGAACAAACTTGAGAACAGGAAAGACATTGCTCAGGAAATGCTTATGTACCAGACAAAGGCCACCCCTGCTGAAGTTGAATCTATCCTG aaataCAAGGAGAAATTGAATGCAAAAAGTTTAGATGAATGCGATCAAAAGGATCTCATCAGGATTTTG AAAGAAGAATTACCCGATCCAAAAGATTTAGAACTGTATGAATTCCGCTTCAGTGACTTCCCTGTTACAGAGCATGGCCTGATAACTTGTGGAATACGACTGTTCTTTGAGATAAATGTTGTTGAAAAATTCAAAGTCCCAGCTGAG GTCCTTACAAGATGGATGTACACGGTCAGGAAAGGTTATCGGGATATCACTTACCACAACTGGAGACATGGCTTCAATGTGGGACAAACAATGTTTACTCTGCTGATG acaggaaaaataaagaaatactaTACTGATTTAGAAGCCTTTGCCATggttgctgctgctttctgccatGACATTGATCACAGAGGGACCAATAACCTGTATCAAATGAA gtcagctgctcccctggcaaAACTTCATGGCTCTTCCATTTTGGAAAGGCATCACCTCGAGTACAGTAAAACCCTGCTGCAAGATGAG AGCTTAAACATCTTCCAGAACCTAAATAAGCGCCAGTATGAAACCGTTCTGCACTTATTTGAAGTTGCAATAATAGCAACTGACTTGGCTTTGTATTTCAA GAAAAGAACTATGTTTCAAAAGATTGTGGATGCAATTGAAAAAATGGAATCAGAAGAGCAGGCAATTAAGTATATATCTATTGACCCAACGAAAAAAGAAGTCATCAT ggCTATGATGATGACTGGATGTGACCTGTCTGCAATAACCAAGCCCTGGGAAGTGCAGAGTAAG GTTGCCCTCATGGTCGCAAATGAATTCTGGGAGCAAGGCGACCTGGAACGAACTGTGCTACAGCAACAACCTATT CCTATGATGGACAGAAACAAAGGAGATGAACTACCTAAGCTCCAAGTTGGTTTCATAGACTTTGTGTGTACATTCGTGTACAAG GAATTCTCAAGGTTTCACAAGGAAATTACACCTATGTTTGATGGTCTTCAAAACAACAGAGTTGAATGGAAAACACGAGCTGATGAATATGAAGAGAAGATGAAAGCTATtgaggaacaaaagaaaaaggaagaagaagcagctGCCCAAAAAG gagaaaa tgctgctggaggtggTGGAGGTGGTGAAGAAGGAAAATCCAAAACCTGTGTAGTTTTGTAA
- the PDE6C gene encoding cone cGMP-specific 3',5'-cyclic phosphodiesterase subunit alpha' isoform X2: MGEVNKDAVEKYLENNPQFAKEYFDRKMRPEVVGSIFNVNPGDVKEGVSFKEMSRLEESNIIFELVSELQDEACVMEKMVHKVLQRLAQLLAADRCSLFICRSRNGTPEVASRILDITPTSSYEQNLVKPENETVFPLDIGIVGWVAHTKKFFNIPDVTKNNHFSDFMDKKTGYKTVNMLATAITQGKEVLAVVMALNKLNAPEFSKEDEEVFKKYLNFMSLMIRNNHTSYLHNIESRKSQMLLWSANKVFEELTDIERQFHKALYTIRMYLNCERYSVGLLDMTKEKEFYDEWPIRLGEAEPYKGPKTPDGREVNFYKIIDYLLHGQEEIKVIPSPPADHWCLVSGLPTYVAENGLICNMMNAPADEYFTFQKGPVDESGWVIKNVLSLPIVNKKEEIVGVATFYNRKDGKPFDEYDEQITETLTQFLGWSVLNTDTYDKMNKLENRKDIAQEMLMYQTKATPAEVESILKYKEKLNAKSLDECDQKDLIRILKEELPDPKDLELYEFRFSDFPVTEHGLITCGIRLFFEINVVEKFKVPAEVLTRWMYTVRKGYRDITYHNWRHGFNVGQTMFTLLMTGKIKKYYTDLEAFAMVAAAFCHDIDHRGTNNLYQMKSAAPLAKLHGSSILERHHLEYSKTLLQDESLNIFQNLNKRQYETVLHLFEVAIIATDLALYFKKRTMFQKIVDAIEKMESEEQAIKYISIDPTKKEVIMAMMMTGCDLSAITKPWEVQSKVALMVANEFWEQGDLERTVLQQQPIPMMDRNKGDELPKLQVGFIDFVCTFVYKEFSRFHKEITPMFDGLQNNRVEWKTRADEYEEKMKAIEEQKKKEEEAAAQKESAAGGGGGGEEGKSKTCVVL, encoded by the exons ATGGGTGAGGTAAATAAAGATGCCGTTGAAAAATACTTGGAGAACAATCCTCAGTTTGCCAAGGAGTATTTCGACCGAAAAATGAGACCTGAAGTGGTGGGAAGCATCTTTAATGTGAACCCTGGAGATGTGAAGGAAGGAGTCAGCTTCAAAGAAATGTCCCGTCTGGAGGAGAGTAACATAATTTTTGAGTTGGTATCAGAACTTCAGGATGAGGCATGTGTTATGGAAAAGATGGTGCACAAGGtcctgcagaggctggcacagctgctggcagctgatCGGTGTAGTCTGTTCATTTGTCGCTCCCGAAATGGTACTCCAGAGGTAGCCTCCAGGATTCTTGATATCACTCCAACTTCCAGCTATGAGCAGAATTTGGTGAAACCAGAAAATGAGACTGTTTTTCCTCTGGACATTGGGATAGTGGGATGGGTTGCTCATACCAAGAAGTTTTTTAATATACCTGATGTGACAAAG aacaacCATTTTTCTGACTTCATGGACAAAAAAACTGGTTATAAAACAGTCAATATGCTGGCAACAGCAATTACACAGGGTAAAGAGGTGCTTGCTGTTGTGATGGCACTCAACAAATTAAATGCCCCTGAGTTCTCAAAAGAGGATGAAGAG gtatttaaaaaatacctcAACTTTATGTCTTTGATGATAAGAAATAATCATACGTCGTATCTCCACAATATCGAATCACGAAAAAGCCAG ATGCTTTTGTGGTCTGCCAACAAAGTATTTGAAGAGCTAACAGATATAGAACGACAGTTTCATAAAGCACTGTACACTATTCGAATGTATTTGAATTGTGAAAGATACTCTGTTGGTCTGCTGGACATGACTAAAGAGAAG GAGTTCTATGATGAGTGGCCAATCcggctgggggaggcagagcctTACAAAGGCCCCAAGACACCTGATGGACGA gaaGTCAACTTCTATAAGATTATTGACTATCTGTTACATGGacaagaagaaatcaaagtcaTTCC GTCACCTCCAGCAGATCACTGGTGTCTTGTCAGTGGATTGCCAACATATGTGGCTGAAAATGGTCTT ATTTGTAACATGATGAATGCACCAGCAGATGAATACTTCACATTTCAG AAAGGACCAGTGGATGAATCAGGATGGGTTATCAAGAATGTCTTGTCATTGCCTATTGtcaacaaaaaagaagaaattgtgGGAGTTGCAACGTTTTACAACAGGAAAGATGGAAAACCTTTTGACGAGTATGATGAACAGATCACTGAA ACTCTCACACAGTTCCTGGGGTGGTCTGTTTTAAATACTGACACTTATGACAAAATGAACAAACTTGAGAACAGGAAAGACATTGCTCAGGAAATGCTTATGTACCAGACAAAGGCCACCCCTGCTGAAGTTGAATCTATCCTG aaataCAAGGAGAAATTGAATGCAAAAAGTTTAGATGAATGCGATCAAAAGGATCTCATCAGGATTTTG AAAGAAGAATTACCCGATCCAAAAGATTTAGAACTGTATGAATTCCGCTTCAGTGACTTCCCTGTTACAGAGCATGGCCTGATAACTTGTGGAATACGACTGTTCTTTGAGATAAATGTTGTTGAAAAATTCAAAGTCCCAGCTGAG GTCCTTACAAGATGGATGTACACGGTCAGGAAAGGTTATCGGGATATCACTTACCACAACTGGAGACATGGCTTCAATGTGGGACAAACAATGTTTACTCTGCTGATG acaggaaaaataaagaaatactaTACTGATTTAGAAGCCTTTGCCATggttgctgctgctttctgccatGACATTGATCACAGAGGGACCAATAACCTGTATCAAATGAA gtcagctgctcccctggcaaAACTTCATGGCTCTTCCATTTTGGAAAGGCATCACCTCGAGTACAGTAAAACCCTGCTGCAAGATGAG AGCTTAAACATCTTCCAGAACCTAAATAAGCGCCAGTATGAAACCGTTCTGCACTTATTTGAAGTTGCAATAATAGCAACTGACTTGGCTTTGTATTTCAA GAAAAGAACTATGTTTCAAAAGATTGTGGATGCAATTGAAAAAATGGAATCAGAAGAGCAGGCAATTAAGTATATATCTATTGACCCAACGAAAAAAGAAGTCATCAT ggCTATGATGATGACTGGATGTGACCTGTCTGCAATAACCAAGCCCTGGGAAGTGCAGAGTAAG GTTGCCCTCATGGTCGCAAATGAATTCTGGGAGCAAGGCGACCTGGAACGAACTGTGCTACAGCAACAACCTATT CCTATGATGGACAGAAACAAAGGAGATGAACTACCTAAGCTCCAAGTTGGTTTCATAGACTTTGTGTGTACATTCGTGTACAAG GAATTCTCAAGGTTTCACAAGGAAATTACACCTATGTTTGATGGTCTTCAAAACAACAGAGTTGAATGGAAAACACGAGCTGATGAATATGAAGAGAAGATGAAAGCTATtgaggaacaaaagaaaaaggaagaagaagcagctGCCCAAAAAG aaagtgctgctggaggtggTGGAGGTGGTGAAGAAGGAAAATCCAAAACCTGTGTAGTTTTGTAA